One part of the Rattus rattus isolate New Zealand chromosome 14, Rrattus_CSIRO_v1, whole genome shotgun sequence genome encodes these proteins:
- the Ogn gene encoding mimecan: protein MKTVHPTLLLLLFVPLTQQTPQTQLDSHVNSKYGTDNSEETKFIQDYEDKYLDGKNIKEKETMIIPDEKSLQLQKDEVIPSVPTKKENDEMPTCLLCVCLSGSVYCEEVDIDAVPPLPKESAYLYARFNKIKKLTAKDFADMPNLRRLDFTGNLIEDIEDGTFSKLSLLEELTLAENQLLRLPVLPPKLTLLNAKYNKIKSKGIKANTFKKLNKLSFLYLDHNDLESVPPNLPESLRVIHLQFNSISSITDDTFCKANDTRYIRERIEEIRLEGNPIALGKHPNSFICLKRLPTGSYF from the exons ATGAAGACTGTGCATCCTACACTTCTCCTGCTATTGTTCGTGCCTCTGACACAGCAAACACCACAAACTCAGCTGGACTCACACGTTAACTCTAAGTATGGAACAGACAATTCTGAAGAAACCAAATTTATCCAGGATTATGAAGATAAATACCTGGATGGGAAAAATATTAAG GAAAAAGAAACTATGATAATTCCTGATGAGAAAAGTCTTCAGTTACAAAAAGATGAAGTCATACCATCAGTGCccaccaagaaagaaaatgatg AAATGCCCACATGCCTGTTGTGTGTCTGTTTAAGTGGCTCTGTCTACTGTGAAGAAGTTGACATTGATGCTGTACCACCACTGCCAAAAGAATCAGCTTATCTTTATGCACgattcaacaaaattaaaaagctgACTGCCAAGGATTTTGCAGACATGC CTAACTTAAGAAGACTTGATTTTACGGGAAATTTGATAGAAGACATAGAAGATGGTACTTTTTCAAAACTTTCTCTGTTAGAAGAACTTACACTTGCTGAAAACCAACTACTAAGACTCCCAGTTCTTCCTCCGAAGCTTACTTTACTCAATGCCAAATACAACAAAATCAAGAGTAAAGGAATTAAAGCAAACACATTCAAA aaaCTGAATAAACTCTCTTTTCTCTATTTGGACCATAATGATCTGGAATCTGTGCCTCCTAATTTACCAGAAAGTCTACGTGTAATTCACCTTCAG tttaacAGCATATCTTCAATTACAGATGATACATTCTGCAAGGCTAATGACACTCGGTACATTCGGGAGCGTATCGAAGAGATCCGCCTGGAGGGCAATCCGATTGCTCTGGGAAAGCATCCAAACAGTTTTATCTGCTTAAAAAGATTACCCACAGGGTCATACTTTTAA